In the genome of Eriocheir sinensis breed Jianghai 21 chromosome 44, ASM2467909v1, whole genome shotgun sequence, one region contains:
- the LOC126980575 gene encoding mediator of RNA polymerase II transcription subunit 1-like isoform X1 yields MAAVERPLLDASNKTLSDDGGVTPSTSVLTSPTSTTTTTTATTLTTTTTATTTSTTTTTTTSTAWQMEVLMERLRSKAGGFRSLVESAKGIKQAIMKKQHLLDPGERATLGSCLDSLQKNIKVTSLSAMVERLEATARQLGLKFTAGTSGSEVFVSCDMFYVEVLLEPDGRVRDVKVELAGDQSTHEGLVSCSSPELMECLSRGDFADFTAHLDGFSSIYQLNADKKIKSKAFQALQALETDLTKLFELAQETITDPYKLVLKSPVGLLQRRRGGHAMRLVYFVSPYELLDVAAGRAVTLTTDTPHSRELSHYVTVNIEASNSHKLQTTTLMLITKQANGKKLPSFSGLTTDNSMTLPACFSLKLRRPMPVSLALLQRINEVTGLECVDPSNQQSLIPLIIQQAADTHSECNSNRGLFVTLPDQQHCYFMTSAGEVPGVMVTCVPFTHPTHITSILMCLRAQAAFNALIASCVRPASKQASSPSDLDSAYIFEVTAASHEYISVTFEHPQEESTATAEIDLTDLCNARCRLHTLTPDPGFCSEEYVTKVLQRCMSIPVTMRAVMRKVAKEERKDAVMSGDSAVMMGSGKLNSDFNQNTTKFLLNEYDKLGMRRDQLMAPHMTNLNNVVTNTSHNYYNTPFPPGQHTGTTDASATASTNPLAALGNAVQEAGTPLGYGALLGAMGHKSSISQPFLGEVKSAKVRKKKSVLDPDRKSPKYIEDVIDLDDRSSDSYLGDAVSSLVEMKQRDIKVEKVPSVLSKRRSSNDSGTTDIATSDLAALREQVYGAASAANYAKINSYSIKDSKDVKKVKKQRTDGHDSRKSPIVLDLTEAETSSKKSGSSGSSSHSSSASLSAALLKRPGIEIIPIPGSNTPISIPSSITVTPVLKSGDDKYKDKKERRDKKDLDRKDKKRKREDSPSNSTSSSSTSGGSSSSSSKPAKVQIISSGLKHSSLSFKGDGSSKSGLSAITVKPSTPPYQSPSKKPSLSPSLSKSILPGKVSVSPTHKPNKVIYSPTQSGGQSSSPKGRSSPKPSTGSPKHPSMSPKHTSLGKPSMTQLKSASPTFSKPSLSPKLKSKEKERSSSSSPSRPVSSSSSTPSSTIASSVSSSSASSSSISSSTLSSSTSSTSSSSLSVSSSSVTVTAAVVATTTTTTTSTTTTTTTTPTTTSSSSTSSSSSGSAAPKVKTSSSSSSSSSSSNTSMSEKIKNGLSDALTITKVSTGETASSASLSSSFLASTQPHTAPASLDDKPPVFSVDKAKASPPKNRKGPSLSDIVDKLRVGVGNSSDAVTIIEKNDKGQKESSKGDGAESKKEGEKKTEFTVKPSTGGLKLTINKAKKKDESSKSLSTSSPKPTVSKSPSGLKPGVVSGPASKKVSMSSLPPIPKLPRSSMSSVTATAVSPLGTTLPGMHSSPLQYQRERTKEKEKDRVNSADRLKPKDSSPAKSLGPISEPKKESIVKTPLPKQTPKEDHGLGLSHRKLESSETTEKPSKTVPESRTDKLDKPGPLKAEADSTLGATSDSTSSTSKTADTFMDKGSSTTTTSTTTTTTTTSSSSSVTNDTSTTSAPAIPLAAAPSSSSDLIRSQDSFTAPSFKSSKEAKEDGKSKSEATLPPYRPPVTSSSTSGGTVDHILDPTPPPLPPPPPPPPPPPSSTTSTTVSTPAISPLRQAPLHTTLAKGIDSKEPVGAASQDPVPEKTKISESLSSSISSAQTTSLPGLGYPPSPSVSIKIVKSPAPVPSPLNMISPHSVASQPSPCIIDDELMDEALMGTRK; encoded by the exons ATGGCCGCTGTTGAGAGGCCGCTGCTGGACGCCTCGAACAAGACCCTGA GTGACGATGGGGGGGTCACACCAAGCACGTCGGTCCTCACCtcccccaccagcaccaccaccaccaccaccgccaccaccctcaccaccaccaccactgccaccaccaccagcaccaccaccaccaccaccaccagcacggcCTGGCAGATGGAGGTGCTGATGGAGCGTCTGCGGAGCAAGGCCGGAGGGTTCAGATCCCTTGTGGAATCGGCAAAGGGGATCAAGCAGGCCATTATG AAGAAGCAACACCTCCTTGACCCAGGGGAGAGAGCCACCCTGGGGAGCTGCCTGGACTCCCTGCAGAAGAACATCAAAGTTACTTCATTATCGGCCATGGTGGAGCGCCTCGAGGCCACCGCAAGGCAGCTCGG CCTCAAATTCACAGCAGGGACGTCCGGCTCCGAAGTCTttgtgtcgtgtgatatgttctacGTGGAGGTCTTGCTGGAGCCTGACGGTCGTGTGAGGGACGTGAAGGTGGAGTTGGCGGGAGACCAGAGCACACACGAGGGCCTGGTGagttgt tCATCGCCggagctgatggagtgcctcagccGGGGGGACTTTGCCGACTTCACTGCCCACCTCGATGGCTTCTCCTCCATATATCAACTCAATGCCGACAAGAAGATCAAGAGCAAGGCATTCCAGGCGCTGCAG GCCTTGGAGACGGACCTGACCAAGCTGTTTGAGTTGGCGCAGGAGACCATCACAGACCCCTACAAGCTGGTTCTTAAGTCCCCGGTCGGCCTGCTCCAGCGAAGGCGAGGAG GACACGCCATGCGACTTGTGTACTTCGTGTCGCCTTATGAACTCCTTGACGTGGCTGCCGGGCGCGCTGTCACCCTCACCACTGACACGCCACACTCCCGAGAGCTCTCACACTACGTCACGGTGAACATTGAGGCCTCCAACTCTCATAAGCTGCAGACGACTACACTCATGCTCATAACCAAGCAAGCTAATGGGAAgaa ACTGCCCTCCTTCTCGGGCCTCACCACCGACAACAGTATGACCCTGCCGGCCTGCTTCTCCCTCAAGCTGCGCCGCCCCATGCCTGTGTCCCTTGCTCTGCTGCAGCGAATCAATGAGGTCACTGGGCTGGAGTGTGTCGACCCCAGCAACCAGCAGTCACTCATCCCCCTCATCATCCAGCAGGCGGCGGACACACACTCCGAATGCAACAGCAACCGGGGGCTCTTTGTG ACCTTGCCCGACCAGCAGCACTGTTACTTCATGACCAGCGCAGGGGAGGTGCCGGGGGTGATGGTGACCTGCGTTCCCTTCACACACCCGACGCACATCACCAGCATCCTCATGTGCCTCAGAGCCCAGGCTGCTTTCAACGCTCTCATTGCCTCCTGCGTTCGGCCTGCCAGCAAGCAAG CCTCGTCCCCCTCAGACCTGGACTCGGCCTACATCTTCGAGGTCACCGCCGCCAGCCACGAGTACATATCTGTGACCTTCGAGCACCCCCAGGAGGAGAGCACGGCCACGGCGGAGATTGACCTCACCGACCTCTGTAATGCCCGCTGTCGCCTCCACACGCTGACCCCTGACCCTGGCTTCTGCTCGGAGGAATATGTGACCAAGGTTTTGCAGAG GTGTATGTCGATCCCCGTGACGATGAGGGCGGTGATGCGGAAGGTCGCCAAGGAGGAGCGGAAGGATGCCGTCATGAGCGGGGACTCGGCTGTCATGATGGGCAGCGGCAAGCTCAACTCCGACTTCAACCAGAACACCACCAAGTTCCTTCTTAACGAGTACGACAAACTGGGGATGCGCCGGGACCAGCTGATGGCGCCGCACATGACCAACCTCAACAATGTCGTCACGAACACCTCCcacaactactacaacacccccttcccccccggcCAGCACACAGGGACCACCGATGCGAGTGCCACCGCGTCCACAAACCCCCTGGCAGCCCTAGGGAACGCCGTGCAGGAGGCTGGCACTCCCTTAGGGTACGGCGCGCTACTGGGAGCGATGGGCCATAAGTCAAGCATCAGCCAGCCTTTTTTAGGTGAGGTCAAGTCagcaaaagtgaggaagaaaaagagcgtGTTGGACCCCGACCGGAAGAGCCCCAAGTATATCGAGGACGTGATTGACCTAGATGATCGTAGCTCGGACTCGTATCTGGGCGACGCCGTGTCCAGCCTGGTGGAGATGAAGCAGCGGGACATCAAGGTGGAGAAGGTGCCAAGCGTCCTCAGTAAGAGGCGCTCCTCCAATGACAGCGGCACAACGGATATCGCCACCAGCGACCTGGCGGCACTCCGTGAGCAGGTCTACGGCGCCGCCTCAGCCGCGAACTATGCCAAGATCAACTCGTACTCCATCAAGGACAGCAAGGACGTGAAGAAGGTCAAGAAACAGCGGACCGACGGACACGATTCACGCAAGTCCCCAATCGTCCTGGACCTCACCGAAGCCGAGACCTCAAGCAAGAAGTCTGGTAGCAGTGGCAGCAGCAGTCACAGCTCCTCAGCGTCACTCAGCGCGGCGTTACTGAAGCGTCCTGGTATTGAGATCATCCCCATCCCTGGCAGCAACACCCCcatctccatcccctcatccatCACCGTCACCCCTGTTCTCAAATCCGGGGACGACAAGtacaaggataaaaaggaaaggagggataagaAGGATCTGGACCgcaaggataagaagaggaagcgcGAGGACTCCCCCAGCAACAGCAcctccagcagcagcaccagtgggggtagcagtagcagcagtagtaagcCGGCTAAGGTCCAGATCATAAGCAGCGGACTCAAGCACTCGTCCTTATCCTTCAAAGGGGATGGAAGCAGCAAGTCCGGGCTGTCCGCTATCACCGTTAAGCCCAGCACGCCTCCTTATCAGTCCCCCTCCAAGAAGCCCTCCCTCTCGCCAAGCCTCTCAAAGTCCATTCTACCAGGCAAAGTCTCCGTCAGCCCAACACACAAGCCTAACAAAGTGATTTACAGCCCAACGCAGAGTGGCGGTCAGAGCTCCTCACCCAAGGGAAGGAGCAGCCCTAAGCCCTCGACAGGAAGCCCGAAGCACCCGAGCATGTCGCCGAAACACACCAGCCTGGGGAAGCCAAGCATGACGCAACTTAAGTCCGCCTCGCCGACGTTCTCGAAGCCGTCGCTCTCACCGAAACTCAAgagcaaggagaaggagaggagttcaAGCTCGAGCCCTTCCCGCCCTGTTAGCTCATCCTCATCCACACCCTCATCCACCATAGCATCCTCGGTCTCGTCCTCATccgcttcctcctcatccataaGCTCATCCACATTATcgtcatccacctcctccacgtcTTCATCCTCACTATCTGTTTCGTCCTCATCTGTCACCGTCACGGCAGCGGTCgttgccactaccaccaccaccaccacgtccaccaccacaaccaccaccaccacgcccaccaccacctcctcctcatccacatcCTCGTCATCATCCGGTTCTGCAGCTCCGAAAGTCaaaacgtcttcctcctcctcttcctcctcctcctcaagcaatACATCAATGAGCGAGAAGATAAAAAATGGCCTCAGCGATGCGCTAACGATCACCAAGGTGTCGACGGGTGAAACGGCGTCGTCAGCTTCCCTATCCTCGTCCTTCCTCGCGTCAACACAACCACATACCGCACCGGCCTCCCTCGACGACAAGCCTCCGGTCTTCTCGGTTGACAAGGCCAAAGCATCGCCGCCAAAAAACCGTAAGGGGCCGAGCCTGTCCGACATCGTGGATAAGCTACGTGTTGGCGTCGGGAACTCCTCGGACGCAGTAACCATCATTGAGAAGAACGACAAGGGGCAGAAGGAGTCCTCAAAGGGTGATGGAGCCGAGAgcaagaaagagggggagaagaagaccGAGTTCACCGTCAAACCCTCGACTGGCGGCCTCAAACTGACGATCAACAAGGCAAAGAAAAAGGACGAAAGCTCCAAGTCCCTGTCCACCAGCTCCCCCAAACCCACAGTCTCCAAGTCCCCATCTGGTCTCAAACCTGGAGTGGTGAGCGGACCGGCCTCCAAGAAGGTCTCCATGTCGAGTCTCCCGCCAATCCCTAAGCTGCCCAGGTCCTCCATGTCCAGTGTGACCGCCACGGCTGTGTCTCCGCTTGGCACTACCCTCCCTGGCATGCACTCCAGCCCCCTGCAGTACCAGCGTGAGAGGaccaaggagaaagagaaggatcgGGTAAATTCCGCGGACAGACTCAAACCGAAGGACAGCTCGCCTGCTAAGTCCCTAGGCCCCATCTCCGAGCCCAAGAAGGAGAGCATAGTGAAGACCCCCCTCCCGAAGCAGACCCCAAAGGAGGACCATGGTCTGGGTCTGAGCCACAGGAAGCTGGAGTCATCCGAGACCACGGAGAAACCGAGCAAAACGGTGCCTGAATCTCGCACTGACAAGCTGGACAAGCCTGGACCACTAAAGGCGGAAGCTGACTCCACTCTTGGGGCGACCTCTGACTCCACATCCTCCACCAGTAAGACAGCGGACACCTTCATGGATAAGggaagcagcaccaccaccaccagtaccaccaccaccaccaccaccaccagtagcagtagcagtgttACCAATGATACATCCACCACTAGTGCACCGGCTATCCCTCTGGCAGCCGCACCCTCATCATCCAGCGACCTCATCCGTTCCCAGGACTCCTTCACAGCGCCATCCTTTAAATCCAgcaaggaggcgaaggaggacggGAAGAGCAAATCCGAGGCCACACTGCCACCCTACCGACCTCCTGTGACCTCAAGCAGTACCAGCGGGGGGACCGTCGACCACATTCTTGACCCCACACCACCTCCactgccacctccacctccgccaccacccccaccgccctcctccaccacctccacgacTGTCAGCACACCGGCAATATCTCCGCTTCGCCAGGCACCTCTACACACCACTCTAGCGAAGGGCATTGACAGCAAGGAGCCAGTTGGGGCCGCTAGCCAAGACCCAGTGCCGGAGAAGACCAAGATATCGGAGAGTCTTTCCTCCAGTATCTCCAGCGCCCAGACCACCTCCCTGCCTGGGCTAggataccccccctccccctctgtctCCATCAAGATCGTGAAGTCCCCAGCACCTGTCCCGTCTCCACTTAACATGATCTCACCGCATTCCGTGGCCTCCCAGCCCTCGCCCTGCATCATTGACGACGAGTTGATGGACGAAGCACTCATGGGCACTAGGAAGTAA
- the LOC126980575 gene encoding mediator of RNA polymerase II transcription subunit 1-like isoform X3, translating to MAAVERPLLDASNKTLSDDGGVTPSTSVLTSPTSTTTTTTATTLTTTTTATTTSTTTTTTTSTAWQMEVLMERLRSKAGGFRSLVESAKGIKQAIMKKQHLLDPGERATLGSCLDSLQKNIKVTSLSAMVERLEATARQLGLKFTAGTSGSEVFVSCDMFYVEVLLEPDGRVRDVKVELAGDQSTHEGLVSCSSPELMECLSRGDFADFTAHLDGFSSIYQLNADKKIKSKAFQALQALETDLTKLFELAQETITDPYKLVLKSPVGLLQRRRGGHAMRLVYFVSPYELLDVAAGRAVTLTTDTPHSRELSHYVTVNIEASNSHKLQTTTLMLITKQANGKKLPSFSGLTTDNSMTLPACFSLKLRRPMPVSLALLQRINEVTGLECVDPSNQQSLIPLIIQQAADTHSECNSNRGLFVTLPDQQHCYFMTSAGEVPGVMVTCVPFTHPTHITSILMCLRAQAAFNALIASCVRPASKQDLDSAYIFEVTAASHEYISVTFEHPQEESTATAEIDLTDLCNARCRLHTLTPDPGFCSEEYVTKVLQRCMSIPVTMRAVMRKVAKEERKDAVMSGDSAVMMGSGKLNSDFNQNTTKFLLNEYDKLGMRRDQLMAPHMTNLNNVVTNTSHNYYNTPFPPGQHTGTTDASATASTNPLAALGNAVQEAGTPLGYGALLGAMGHKSSISQPFLGEVKSAKVRKKKSVLDPDRKSPKYIEDVIDLDDRSSDSYLGDAVSSLVEMKQRDIKVEKVPSVLSKRRSSNDSGTTDIATSDLAALREQVYGAASAANYAKINSYSIKDSKDVKKVKKQRTDGHDSRKSPIVLDLTEAETSSKKSGSSGSSSHSSSASLSAALLKRPGIEIIPIPGSNTPISIPSSITVTPVLKSGDDKYKDKKERRDKKDLDRKDKKRKREDSPSNSTSSSSTSGGSSSSSSKPAKVQIISSGLKHSSLSFKGDGSSKSGLSAITVKPSTPPYQSPSKKPSLSPSLSKSILPGKVSVSPTHKPNKVIYSPTQSGGQSSSPKGRSSPKPSTGSPKHPSMSPKHTSLGKPSMTQLKSASPTFSKPSLSPKLKSKEKERSSSSSPSRPVSSSSSTPSSTIASSVSSSSASSSSISSSTLSSSTSSTSSSSLSVSSSSVTVTAAVVATTTTTTTSTTTTTTTTPTTTSSSSTSSSSSGSAAPKVKTSSSSSSSSSSSNTSMSEKIKNGLSDALTITKVSTGETASSASLSSSFLASTQPHTAPASLDDKPPVFSVDKAKASPPKNRKGPSLSDIVDKLRVGVGNSSDAVTIIEKNDKGQKESSKGDGAESKKEGEKKTEFTVKPSTGGLKLTINKAKKKDESSKSLSTSSPKPTVSKSPSGLKPGVVSGPASKKVSMSSLPPIPKLPRSSMSSVTATAVSPLGTTLPGMHSSPLQYQRERTKEKEKDRVNSADRLKPKDSSPAKSLGPISEPKKESIVKTPLPKQTPKEDHGLGLSHRKLESSETTEKPSKTVPESRTDKLDKPGPLKAEADSTLGATSDSTSSTSKTADTFMDKGSSTTTTSTTTTTTTTSSSSSVTNDTSTTSAPAIPLAAAPSSSSDLIRSQDSFTAPSFKSSKEAKEDGKSKSEATLPPYRPPVTSSSTSGGTVDHILDPTPPPLPPPPPPPPPPPSSTTSTTVSTPAISPLRQAPLHTTLAKGIDSKEPVGAASQDPVPEKTKISESLSSSISSAQTTSLPGLGYPPSPSVSIKIVKSPAPVPSPLNMISPHSVASQPSPCIIDDELMDEALMGTRK from the exons ATGGCCGCTGTTGAGAGGCCGCTGCTGGACGCCTCGAACAAGACCCTGA GTGACGATGGGGGGGTCACACCAAGCACGTCGGTCCTCACCtcccccaccagcaccaccaccaccaccaccgccaccaccctcaccaccaccaccactgccaccaccaccagcaccaccaccaccaccaccaccagcacggcCTGGCAGATGGAGGTGCTGATGGAGCGTCTGCGGAGCAAGGCCGGAGGGTTCAGATCCCTTGTGGAATCGGCAAAGGGGATCAAGCAGGCCATTATG AAGAAGCAACACCTCCTTGACCCAGGGGAGAGAGCCACCCTGGGGAGCTGCCTGGACTCCCTGCAGAAGAACATCAAAGTTACTTCATTATCGGCCATGGTGGAGCGCCTCGAGGCCACCGCAAGGCAGCTCGG CCTCAAATTCACAGCAGGGACGTCCGGCTCCGAAGTCTttgtgtcgtgtgatatgttctacGTGGAGGTCTTGCTGGAGCCTGACGGTCGTGTGAGGGACGTGAAGGTGGAGTTGGCGGGAGACCAGAGCACACACGAGGGCCTGGTGagttgt tCATCGCCggagctgatggagtgcctcagccGGGGGGACTTTGCCGACTTCACTGCCCACCTCGATGGCTTCTCCTCCATATATCAACTCAATGCCGACAAGAAGATCAAGAGCAAGGCATTCCAGGCGCTGCAG GCCTTGGAGACGGACCTGACCAAGCTGTTTGAGTTGGCGCAGGAGACCATCACAGACCCCTACAAGCTGGTTCTTAAGTCCCCGGTCGGCCTGCTCCAGCGAAGGCGAGGAG GACACGCCATGCGACTTGTGTACTTCGTGTCGCCTTATGAACTCCTTGACGTGGCTGCCGGGCGCGCTGTCACCCTCACCACTGACACGCCACACTCCCGAGAGCTCTCACACTACGTCACGGTGAACATTGAGGCCTCCAACTCTCATAAGCTGCAGACGACTACACTCATGCTCATAACCAAGCAAGCTAATGGGAAgaa ACTGCCCTCCTTCTCGGGCCTCACCACCGACAACAGTATGACCCTGCCGGCCTGCTTCTCCCTCAAGCTGCGCCGCCCCATGCCTGTGTCCCTTGCTCTGCTGCAGCGAATCAATGAGGTCACTGGGCTGGAGTGTGTCGACCCCAGCAACCAGCAGTCACTCATCCCCCTCATCATCCAGCAGGCGGCGGACACACACTCCGAATGCAACAGCAACCGGGGGCTCTTTGTG ACCTTGCCCGACCAGCAGCACTGTTACTTCATGACCAGCGCAGGGGAGGTGCCGGGGGTGATGGTGACCTGCGTTCCCTTCACACACCCGACGCACATCACCAGCATCCTCATGTGCCTCAGAGCCCAGGCTGCTTTCAACGCTCTCATTGCCTCCTGCGTTCGGCCTGCCAGCAAGCAAG ACCTGGACTCGGCCTACATCTTCGAGGTCACCGCCGCCAGCCACGAGTACATATCTGTGACCTTCGAGCACCCCCAGGAGGAGAGCACGGCCACGGCGGAGATTGACCTCACCGACCTCTGTAATGCCCGCTGTCGCCTCCACACGCTGACCCCTGACCCTGGCTTCTGCTCGGAGGAATATGTGACCAAGGTTTTGCAGAG GTGTATGTCGATCCCCGTGACGATGAGGGCGGTGATGCGGAAGGTCGCCAAGGAGGAGCGGAAGGATGCCGTCATGAGCGGGGACTCGGCTGTCATGATGGGCAGCGGCAAGCTCAACTCCGACTTCAACCAGAACACCACCAAGTTCCTTCTTAACGAGTACGACAAACTGGGGATGCGCCGGGACCAGCTGATGGCGCCGCACATGACCAACCTCAACAATGTCGTCACGAACACCTCCcacaactactacaacacccccttcccccccggcCAGCACACAGGGACCACCGATGCGAGTGCCACCGCGTCCACAAACCCCCTGGCAGCCCTAGGGAACGCCGTGCAGGAGGCTGGCACTCCCTTAGGGTACGGCGCGCTACTGGGAGCGATGGGCCATAAGTCAAGCATCAGCCAGCCTTTTTTAGGTGAGGTCAAGTCagcaaaagtgaggaagaaaaagagcgtGTTGGACCCCGACCGGAAGAGCCCCAAGTATATCGAGGACGTGATTGACCTAGATGATCGTAGCTCGGACTCGTATCTGGGCGACGCCGTGTCCAGCCTGGTGGAGATGAAGCAGCGGGACATCAAGGTGGAGAAGGTGCCAAGCGTCCTCAGTAAGAGGCGCTCCTCCAATGACAGCGGCACAACGGATATCGCCACCAGCGACCTGGCGGCACTCCGTGAGCAGGTCTACGGCGCCGCCTCAGCCGCGAACTATGCCAAGATCAACTCGTACTCCATCAAGGACAGCAAGGACGTGAAGAAGGTCAAGAAACAGCGGACCGACGGACACGATTCACGCAAGTCCCCAATCGTCCTGGACCTCACCGAAGCCGAGACCTCAAGCAAGAAGTCTGGTAGCAGTGGCAGCAGCAGTCACAGCTCCTCAGCGTCACTCAGCGCGGCGTTACTGAAGCGTCCTGGTATTGAGATCATCCCCATCCCTGGCAGCAACACCCCcatctccatcccctcatccatCACCGTCACCCCTGTTCTCAAATCCGGGGACGACAAGtacaaggataaaaaggaaaggagggataagaAGGATCTGGACCgcaaggataagaagaggaagcgcGAGGACTCCCCCAGCAACAGCAcctccagcagcagcaccagtgggggtagcagtagcagcagtagtaagcCGGCTAAGGTCCAGATCATAAGCAGCGGACTCAAGCACTCGTCCTTATCCTTCAAAGGGGATGGAAGCAGCAAGTCCGGGCTGTCCGCTATCACCGTTAAGCCCAGCACGCCTCCTTATCAGTCCCCCTCCAAGAAGCCCTCCCTCTCGCCAAGCCTCTCAAAGTCCATTCTACCAGGCAAAGTCTCCGTCAGCCCAACACACAAGCCTAACAAAGTGATTTACAGCCCAACGCAGAGTGGCGGTCAGAGCTCCTCACCCAAGGGAAGGAGCAGCCCTAAGCCCTCGACAGGAAGCCCGAAGCACCCGAGCATGTCGCCGAAACACACCAGCCTGGGGAAGCCAAGCATGACGCAACTTAAGTCCGCCTCGCCGACGTTCTCGAAGCCGTCGCTCTCACCGAAACTCAAgagcaaggagaaggagaggagttcaAGCTCGAGCCCTTCCCGCCCTGTTAGCTCATCCTCATCCACACCCTCATCCACCATAGCATCCTCGGTCTCGTCCTCATccgcttcctcctcatccataaGCTCATCCACATTATcgtcatccacctcctccacgtcTTCATCCTCACTATCTGTTTCGTCCTCATCTGTCACCGTCACGGCAGCGGTCgttgccactaccaccaccaccaccacgtccaccaccacaaccaccaccaccacgcccaccaccacctcctcctcatccacatcCTCGTCATCATCCGGTTCTGCAGCTCCGAAAGTCaaaacgtcttcctcctcctcttcctcctcctcctcaagcaatACATCAATGAGCGAGAAGATAAAAAATGGCCTCAGCGATGCGCTAACGATCACCAAGGTGTCGACGGGTGAAACGGCGTCGTCAGCTTCCCTATCCTCGTCCTTCCTCGCGTCAACACAACCACATACCGCACCGGCCTCCCTCGACGACAAGCCTCCGGTCTTCTCGGTTGACAAGGCCAAAGCATCGCCGCCAAAAAACCGTAAGGGGCCGAGCCTGTCCGACATCGTGGATAAGCTACGTGTTGGCGTCGGGAACTCCTCGGACGCAGTAACCATCATTGAGAAGAACGACAAGGGGCAGAAGGAGTCCTCAAAGGGTGATGGAGCCGAGAgcaagaaagagggggagaagaagaccGAGTTCACCGTCAAACCCTCGACTGGCGGCCTCAAACTGACGATCAACAAGGCAAAGAAAAAGGACGAAAGCTCCAAGTCCCTGTCCACCAGCTCCCCCAAACCCACAGTCTCCAAGTCCCCATCTGGTCTCAAACCTGGAGTGGTGAGCGGACCGGCCTCCAAGAAGGTCTCCATGTCGAGTCTCCCGCCAATCCCTAAGCTGCCCAGGTCCTCCATGTCCAGTGTGACCGCCACGGCTGTGTCTCCGCTTGGCACTACCCTCCCTGGCATGCACTCCAGCCCCCTGCAGTACCAGCGTGAGAGGaccaaggagaaagagaaggatcgGGTAAATTCCGCGGACAGACTCAAACCGAAGGACAGCTCGCCTGCTAAGTCCCTAGGCCCCATCTCCGAGCCCAAGAAGGAGAGCATAGTGAAGACCCCCCTCCCGAAGCAGACCCCAAAGGAGGACCATGGTCTGGGTCTGAGCCACAGGAAGCTGGAGTCATCCGAGACCACGGAGAAACCGAGCAAAACGGTGCCTGAATCTCGCACTGACAAGCTGGACAAGCCTGGACCACTAAAGGCGGAAGCTGACTCCACTCTTGGGGCGACCTCTGACTCCACATCCTCCACCAGTAAGACAGCGGACACCTTCATGGATAAGggaagcagcaccaccaccaccagtaccaccaccaccaccaccaccaccagtagcagtagcagtgttACCAATGATACATCCACCACTAGTGCACCGGCTATCCCTCTGGCAGCCGCACCCTCATCATCCAGCGACCTCATCCGTTCCCAGGACTCCTTCACAGCGCCATCCTTTAAATCCAgcaaggaggcgaaggaggacggGAAGAGCAAATCCGAGGCCACACTGCCACCCTACCGACCTCCTGTGACCTCAAGCAGTACCAGCGGGGGGACCGTCGACCACATTCTTGACCCCACACCACCTCCactgccacctccacctccgccaccacccccaccgccctcctccaccacctccacgacTGTCAGCACACCGGCAATATCTCCGCTTCGCCAGGCACCTCTACACACCACTCTAGCGAAGGGCATTGACAGCAAGGAGCCAGTTGGGGCCGCTAGCCAAGACCCAGTGCCGGAGAAGACCAAGATATCGGAGAGTCTTTCCTCCAGTATCTCCAGCGCCCAGACCACCTCCCTGCCTGGGCTAggataccccccctccccctctgtctCCATCAAGATCGTGAAGTCCCCAGCACCTGTCCCGTCTCCACTTAACATGATCTCACCGCATTCCGTGGCCTCCCAGCCCTCGCCCTGCATCATTGACGACGAGTTGATGGACGAAGCACTCATGGGCACTAGGAAGTAA